A genome region from Cystobacter fuscus DSM 2262 includes the following:
- a CDS encoding TonB-dependent receptor yields the protein MSSKLNPPGIRATKGLAGGVRGKLWPLGQAAVGLASALATGGALAQESTPPAETPRTESPAAPAAPPEGTENTFVLPTVKVQEAADPREYHTEQSGLARLPQPLLNTPQSVTVVPEKVIEEQNATTVRDALRNVSGITVSAGEGGRQGDTFNLRGFSAQSDTFRDGVRDLGWFTRDTFNLGGVEVFFGPSAVLFGRGSTGGAVNLTTKRPSKRATSSVSLTGGTAPSGRLEVDVNSVINERVQARINVLGQLANIAGRADVSENRLGFAPSLTIALGQNTSLDVDYFYQHERSVPDYGHPYYQGGPVGITYGVGRDVFYGVRGEDQERVNAHVATARFQHRFGEGRENSPRLTNTLRLGGVDRFSRPTSPRGLVPAINPETIGRERYQTDTDHLYLINQTDLRGELQTGIVKQTANIGLELSRESRDQYRDNLTATGASPNLPADLFDPEPTPDLSTVNRVFSGSNESRQWDVGVYAADQISISRFVEVLGSARVDIFRTRYSAVDRAGVRTSLRNKDTLFNWRVGLVLHPLDKTSVYAMYGTSSNPSAEAGALANNNATLEPETNQTYEIGAKAELLESRLGLNASVFRIDKTNARVANSDPTLPQLVLEGAQRAQGYNVGVTGQITSAWRVLANYTHTDSKILEHTNPYLVGQPLPNTPKRSLSLWTTVSLLDGLTLGGGAVYQDVATVNNPTSAAQSYNKVPNYWRFDAFASYSLWERLDLQLNVNNLTNRFFYDQYYSGQAIPAAARSAFLTARVHF from the coding sequence ATGTCATCCAAGCTCAACCCCCCTGGCATCCGCGCGACGAAGGGCCTCGCGGGAGGAGTCCGCGGCAAGCTCTGGCCCCTGGGACAGGCCGCGGTGGGCCTCGCCTCGGCGCTCGCGACCGGGGGCGCGCTCGCCCAGGAGTCCACGCCGCCCGCCGAGACCCCACGCACCGAGAGCCCCGCCGCGCCAGCCGCCCCGCCCGAGGGCACGGAGAACACCTTCGTGCTGCCCACGGTGAAGGTGCAGGAGGCGGCGGACCCGCGCGAGTACCACACCGAGCAGAGTGGCCTCGCGCGGCTGCCCCAGCCGCTCCTCAACACGCCGCAGTCGGTGACGGTGGTGCCCGAGAAGGTCATCGAGGAGCAGAACGCGACGACGGTGCGCGATGCGCTGCGCAACGTGTCTGGCATCACGGTGAGCGCGGGCGAGGGCGGGCGCCAGGGAGACACCTTCAACCTGCGCGGCTTCTCGGCGCAGAGCGACACGTTCCGCGATGGCGTGCGTGACCTGGGCTGGTTCACGCGAGACACCTTCAACCTCGGCGGCGTGGAGGTCTTCTTCGGTCCGTCGGCCGTGCTCTTCGGCCGGGGCTCGACGGGAGGCGCCGTCAACCTCACCACGAAGCGTCCGAGCAAGCGCGCCACGAGCAGCGTGAGCCTCACGGGCGGCACGGCGCCCTCGGGCCGGCTGGAGGTGGACGTCAACAGCGTGATCAACGAGCGCGTGCAGGCGCGCATCAACGTGCTCGGGCAGCTCGCCAACATCGCGGGCCGCGCCGACGTGAGCGAGAACCGCCTGGGCTTCGCGCCCTCGCTGACGATCGCCCTGGGACAGAACACGTCGCTGGACGTGGACTACTTCTACCAGCACGAGCGGAGCGTGCCGGACTACGGGCACCCCTACTACCAGGGCGGCCCGGTGGGCATCACCTACGGCGTGGGGCGCGACGTCTTCTACGGTGTGAGGGGCGAGGACCAGGAGCGCGTGAACGCCCACGTGGCCACCGCGCGCTTCCAGCACCGCTTCGGCGAGGGGCGTGAGAACAGCCCGCGGCTGACGAACACGCTGCGCCTGGGCGGGGTGGACCGCTTCTCCCGGCCCACGTCTCCCCGCGGGCTCGTGCCGGCCATCAATCCGGAAACGATTGGCCGTGAGCGCTACCAGACGGACACGGACCACCTCTATCTCATCAACCAGACGGACCTGCGGGGCGAACTCCAGACGGGCATCGTCAAGCAGACGGCGAACATCGGGCTCGAGCTGTCGCGGGAGTCGCGCGACCAGTACCGGGACAACCTGACCGCGACGGGCGCCTCGCCGAACCTGCCCGCGGACCTGTTCGACCCGGAGCCCACGCCGGACCTGTCCACCGTCAACCGCGTCTTCTCCGGCTCCAACGAGAGCCGCCAGTGGGACGTGGGCGTGTACGCGGCGGATCAGATTTCCATCTCCCGCTTCGTGGAGGTGCTCGGCTCGGCGCGCGTGGACATCTTCCGCACGCGCTATTCGGCGGTGGACCGGGCGGGCGTGCGCACGAGCCTGCGGAACAAGGACACGCTCTTCAACTGGCGCGTGGGGCTCGTGCTGCACCCGCTGGACAAGACGAGCGTGTACGCCATGTACGGCACGTCCTCGAACCCGTCGGCGGAGGCCGGAGCGCTCGCCAACAACAACGCCACGCTCGAGCCGGAGACCAACCAGACGTACGAGATTGGCGCCAAGGCGGAGCTGCTCGAGTCGCGGCTGGGATTGAACGCGTCGGTGTTCCGCATCGACAAGACGAACGCGCGCGTGGCCAACAGCGACCCCACCCTGCCGCAGCTGGTGCTCGAGGGGGCGCAGCGGGCGCAGGGCTACAACGTGGGGGTGACGGGGCAGATCACCAGCGCGTGGAGGGTGCTCGCCAACTACACGCACACGGACTCGAAGATCCTCGAGCACACCAACCCGTACCTGGTGGGCCAGCCACTGCCGAATACGCCCAAGCGCAGCCTGTCGCTGTGGACCACGGTGAGCCTCTTGGACGGCCTGACCCTGGGCGGCGGCGCCGTGTACCAGGACGTGGCGACGGTGAACAACCCGACCTCGGCGGCGCAGAGCTACAACAAGGTGCCCAACTACTGGCGCTTCGATGCCTTCGCCAGCTACTCGCTCTGGGAGCGACTCGACCTGCAGCTCAACGTGAACAACCTCACGAACAGGTTCTTCTACGACCAGTACTACTCGGGCCAGGCCATCCCGGCCGCCGCGCGCTCGGCGTTCCTCACCGCGCGCGTGCACTTCTAA
- a CDS encoding AAA family ATPase — protein MATKSRGRAQQAKRVRAGSRKQLPSRPLPVYLLSLTLENVRCFGPSQTLRLADAQGRPAKWTVILGNNGMGKTTLLQALTTVEPESTSSGGNFYMPKAFTSQWHPNRHQTDVARLSVEAMMGGLLAGDEQEEPARMECKFGPKGQKYSWKGVFEPYLSLVCYGYGATRRMGAGALSAPKEAQRNDSLFLEDVPLRNAEEWLLQADYAASKASPQRGGAARKRDRIKQLLIDLLPEVSDLRFTPPDASNPDARVEVQTPYGWVPMRGLSLGYRTLIAWLVDLASRLFERYPESPNPLAEPAVVLVDEIDLHLHPTWQRQLIGYLTERFPQTQFIVTAHSPLVVQSATDANIVVLRREGDHVVIDNDVESIRGWRVDQILTSDLFGLETARPPQIEELLKERTALLSKPRLTQKDKARLNELESMIGPLPTGETKTEREALELIQRAAERLKDGRK, from the coding sequence ATGGCCACGAAAAGCCGGGGAAGAGCACAGCAGGCCAAGAGGGTACGGGCGGGCTCGCGCAAGCAACTCCCCTCGAGGCCCCTGCCCGTCTACCTGCTTTCGTTGACCCTCGAGAACGTCCGCTGCTTCGGGCCCTCGCAGACCCTACGGCTCGCCGATGCGCAGGGACGTCCGGCGAAGTGGACGGTGATTCTCGGCAACAACGGCATGGGCAAGACGACCCTGCTGCAGGCGCTCACGACGGTCGAACCCGAGTCGACCTCCAGTGGCGGGAACTTCTACATGCCCAAGGCATTCACCTCCCAGTGGCATCCGAATCGTCATCAAACGGATGTAGCCCGTTTGTCTGTCGAAGCCATGATGGGCGGACTCCTGGCAGGTGATGAACAAGAAGAACCTGCCCGGATGGAATGCAAATTCGGCCCCAAGGGGCAAAAATACTCATGGAAAGGTGTCTTTGAGCCCTATCTCTCGCTGGTGTGCTACGGCTACGGAGCGACTCGCCGCATGGGAGCTGGCGCATTGTCCGCGCCGAAAGAAGCCCAGCGCAACGACAGTCTCTTCTTGGAAGATGTACCCCTGAGAAACGCCGAGGAGTGGCTCCTGCAAGCGGATTACGCCGCCAGCAAGGCCTCACCCCAACGCGGAGGAGCCGCGCGAAAGCGCGACCGAATCAAACAACTTCTCATTGACCTGCTCCCAGAGGTGAGCGACCTGCGCTTCACTCCTCCCGATGCGAGCAACCCCGATGCCAGGGTGGAGGTCCAAACGCCCTACGGATGGGTCCCGATGCGCGGCTTGAGCCTGGGATACCGGACGCTCATCGCCTGGCTGGTAGACCTCGCGAGCCGCCTGTTCGAGCGCTATCCCGAGAGCCCCAACCCGCTCGCCGAACCGGCGGTGGTCCTCGTGGATGAAATCGACCTCCACCTGCATCCGACCTGGCAGCGACAGCTCATCGGCTACCTGACCGAGCGCTTCCCTCAGACCCAGTTCATCGTGACCGCGCACAGCCCGCTCGTCGTTCAGAGCGCCACGGATGCGAACATCGTGGTCCTGAGACGAGAGGGCGACCATGTCGTCATCGACAACGACGTGGAATCCATCCGGGGCTGGCGGGTGGACCAGATCCTCACGAGCGACCTGTTCGGACTGGAGACGGCCCGGCCGCCCCAGATCGAGGAACTCCTCAAGGAGCGGACCGCGCTCCTCTCCAAGCCCCGGCTGACCCAGAAGGACAAAGCCAGACTGAACGAGTTGGAGTCCATGATCGGCCCTCTTCCCACGGGCGAGACGAAGACCGAGCGCGAAGCCCTCGAACTCATCCAACGCGCCGCCGAGCGCCTGAAGGATGGCCGGAAGTGA
- a CDS encoding PepSY-associated TM helix domain-containing protein yields MRISVHTLVFWPHLIVGLLAGLIIAVMSFTGIALAFEHEILDWADQETRRVEVPSPGAPRLPVDELLARVRTARPEAQPSAVTEYPEPTLAVTVSTGRTGGVYVNPYTGEVRDWGATGWRSFFHLMEDWHRWLGAQGDSRPIGKAITGASNAIFLALAVTGLYLWWPRKWTWRTVRPALWFRRGLKGKARDWNWHNVIGFWLLPALVVMTATGMVISYKSVSDLVFKLAGETPPATGGPPPGPTVQVPTPPPGSAPLPLEAVFAQARQQVPAWENITLRLGGGGPPRGPGPRPGGNEGKGEARKPAPSALTLAVREPGTWPPFATTQVSLDPYTARVLRQDAFSDLSAGNRARRWMRFLHTGEALGLIGQFLAAVGCLGGLFLVWTGFTLSWRRFFPGKRAASASAEDTAGAERVEPTV; encoded by the coding sequence ATGCGCATCAGTGTCCACACCCTCGTCTTCTGGCCCCACCTGATCGTCGGCCTCCTCGCCGGGCTCATCATCGCGGTCATGTCCTTCACGGGCATCGCGCTCGCCTTCGAGCATGAAATCCTCGACTGGGCGGACCAGGAGACGCGGCGCGTGGAGGTGCCCTCGCCGGGCGCGCCCCGCCTGCCTGTCGACGAGCTGCTCGCGCGCGTGCGCACTGCCCGCCCCGAAGCCCAGCCCTCGGCGGTGACGGAGTACCCCGAGCCCACGCTCGCCGTGACGGTGAGCACCGGGCGCACCGGCGGCGTCTACGTGAATCCCTACACGGGCGAGGTGCGTGACTGGGGCGCCACGGGCTGGCGCTCCTTCTTCCACCTCATGGAGGACTGGCACCGGTGGCTGGGCGCGCAGGGCGACAGCCGCCCCATCGGCAAGGCCATCACCGGCGCGAGCAACGCCATCTTCCTCGCGCTCGCGGTGACGGGCCTCTACCTGTGGTGGCCGCGCAAGTGGACGTGGCGCACCGTGCGGCCCGCGCTGTGGTTCCGGCGCGGCCTCAAGGGCAAGGCGCGCGACTGGAACTGGCACAACGTGATCGGCTTCTGGCTGCTGCCGGCGCTCGTCGTCATGACGGCCACGGGCATGGTCATCTCCTACAAGAGCGTCTCGGACCTCGTCTTCAAGCTCGCGGGCGAGACGCCTCCGGCCACCGGGGGACCGCCGCCCGGGCCCACCGTCCAGGTGCCCACGCCTCCGCCGGGAAGCGCGCCGCTGCCGCTCGAGGCCGTCTTCGCCCAGGCCCGCCAGCAAGTGCCCGCCTGGGAGAACATCACCCTGCGGCTGGGCGGCGGTGGACCTCCGCGCGGCCCCGGTCCCCGGCCCGGCGGCAACGAGGGCAAGGGGGAAGCTCGCAAGCCCGCCCCCTCCGCCCTCACCCTCGCCGTGCGCGAGCCGGGCACCTGGCCTCCCTTCGCGACGACGCAGGTGTCGCTGGACCCGTACACCGCCCGGGTGCTGCGCCAGGACGCCTTCTCGGACCTGTCCGCGGGCAACCGGGCGCGCCGGTGGATGCGCTTCCTGCACACGGGTGAGGCGCTCGGGCTGATCGGCCAGTTCCTCGCCGCCGTCGGCTGCCTGGGCGGACTCTTCCTCGTGTGGACGGGCTTCACCCTGTCCTGGCGCCGCTTCTTCCCGGGCAAACGCGCCGCCTCCGCCTCCGCCGAAGACACCGCGGGTGCCGAGCGGGTCGAACCCACCGTCTGA
- a CDS encoding TonB family protein, whose amino-acid sequence MILNFPIEMPPPGTDSASVPPVRERLFRMGEASRGEREHWGWALLLAALVHGGVVGVTAVGLTLPSAPREAAPEEPELVFMHFAPPPPPAASATATRAVQPERVKSRPRTPTPRPVFPRVIPQQTLPEKPVETPPEPEPAVSEPETATEQAPAQELAMDGAGLGNTVAGVLGGVLHGQEGGLVGATGGALELKQVASPPRVLQQIKPQYPRSARNDGIEGLVLVRVIIGVDGRIEPGSTRVVRSVAALDAAAVSAVSQWRFSPALGRQGRPVRVIVEIPVQFSLK is encoded by the coding sequence ATGATTCTCAATTTCCCCATTGAGATGCCCCCGCCCGGCACCGACAGCGCGAGCGTCCCTCCGGTCCGTGAGCGGCTCTTCCGCATGGGAGAGGCGTCGCGAGGCGAGCGGGAGCACTGGGGTTGGGCGCTGCTGCTCGCGGCGCTCGTGCATGGGGGAGTGGTGGGAGTGACGGCGGTGGGGCTGACGCTGCCCTCCGCGCCCCGGGAGGCAGCGCCCGAGGAGCCGGAGCTGGTGTTCATGCACTTCGCGCCCCCGCCCCCACCGGCCGCCAGCGCCACGGCCACGCGCGCGGTGCAGCCCGAGCGGGTGAAGTCCCGCCCGCGCACGCCCACCCCGCGCCCGGTGTTCCCGCGCGTCATCCCCCAGCAGACCCTGCCCGAGAAGCCCGTCGAGACGCCCCCCGAGCCCGAGCCGGCCGTGTCCGAGCCGGAGACGGCCACCGAGCAGGCCCCGGCCCAGGAGCTGGCCATGGACGGCGCGGGCCTGGGCAACACCGTGGCGGGAGTGCTCGGAGGCGTGCTCCATGGCCAGGAGGGTGGACTGGTGGGCGCCACCGGGGGCGCGCTCGAGCTCAAGCAGGTGGCGAGCCCGCCGCGGGTGCTCCAGCAGATCAAACCCCAGTATCCCCGGTCCGCCCGGAACGATGGCATCGAGGGACTCGTCCTCGTGCGCGTCATCATCGGCGTGGACGGACGCATCGAGCCCGGCAGCACGCGGGTGGTGCGCTCCGTGGCGGCGCTGGATGCCGCGGCCGTCTCCGCCGTCAGCCAGTGGCGCTTCTCTCCGGCGCTGGGCCGTCAGGGCCGCCCGGTGCGCGTCATCGTCGAGATTCCCGTCCAGTTCTCCTTGAAGTGA
- a CDS encoding DUF2267 domain-containing protein, with product MMNEELLSDVAEHTGQAGTQEAEHTVHTVLEVLSERLSWPVIEAVADDLPGSLTAGMREGVDRQDFNLAEFQARVADRMRVPLGRAVELTGVVCRFLAEALSPGTLHRLREELPEPMGALFSPRESGERFEPVHLEPSRGTLAEGRPGSTHPLSEASPERAQSQSVARTDNPHGDTKLSSATGLTQEREGETLATGHLGSNRPLSERK from the coding sequence ATGATGAACGAGGAACTTCTATCCGATGTGGCCGAGCACACCGGACAAGCTGGCACCCAGGAGGCCGAGCACACCGTGCACACGGTGCTCGAAGTCCTGAGCGAGCGCTTGAGCTGGCCCGTCATCGAGGCCGTGGCGGATGACCTTCCTGGCTCGCTGACCGCGGGCATGAGGGAAGGGGTCGACCGCCAGGACTTCAACCTCGCGGAGTTCCAGGCGCGTGTCGCGGACCGGATGCGGGTGCCGCTCGGACGCGCCGTGGAACTCACGGGCGTCGTCTGCCGGTTCCTCGCGGAGGCGCTGAGCCCGGGGACGCTGCACCGGCTCCGCGAGGAGCTCCCCGAGCCCATGGGCGCCCTCTTCTCGCCCCGCGAGTCCGGCGAGCGCTTCGAGCCCGTCCACCTCGAGCCGAGCCGCGGGACACTCGCGGAGGGCCGGCCGGGAAGCACGCATCCCCTGTCCGAGGCCAGCCCCGAGCGGGCGCAATCCCAGTCCGTGGCGCGCACGGACAATCCTCATGGGGACACGAAGCTCTCCAGTGCCACCGGGCTCACCCAGGAGCGCGAAGGGGAGACCCTCGCGACCGGACACCTCGGGTCGAATCGTCCCCTGAGTGAGCGGAAGTGA
- a CDS encoding acetoacetate decarboxylase family protein, with protein sequence MGFVGDWSTRIVTLALPRPSVERMLAREPRLGRDLELLPQGLTPEGSHPVLFSFGTLHRSRMSWSSASSSSLTYEEMAVVVPFVASRRRSARTGTPLPWVYLPRLFLNATVPTVGGWLYWGFNKVLARIGDTQEDPGRYDVRSLVAGTPLLSLRWEAPAQPYQPVSEVPAFQAMQEIHEQSLLGTVGPLLTSAPWTKDWSQGTVRGLSAELRISAPFVPGLEPGHHTCAPLGPEHVLGAYQLRVPFVLSLPQLE encoded by the coding sequence GTGGGGTTTGTCGGCGACTGGTCCACGCGAATCGTCACCCTCGCCCTGCCGCGTCCGAGCGTGGAGCGGATGCTCGCCCGCGAGCCGCGCCTGGGGCGAGATCTGGAGTTGCTGCCCCAAGGGCTGACTCCCGAGGGGAGCCACCCCGTGCTGTTCTCCTTCGGCACGCTCCACCGCTCGCGCATGAGCTGGTCTTCCGCGTCCTCCTCCTCGCTAACGTACGAGGAGATGGCCGTGGTGGTGCCCTTCGTGGCCTCGCGGCGGCGGTCGGCGCGCACGGGCACGCCGCTCCCGTGGGTGTATCTGCCCCGGCTGTTCCTCAATGCCACCGTGCCCACGGTGGGGGGATGGCTGTACTGGGGCTTCAACAAGGTCCTGGCGCGCATCGGCGACACACAGGAGGATCCGGGGCGCTATGACGTCCGCTCGCTCGTGGCCGGGACTCCCCTGCTCTCCTTGCGGTGGGAGGCACCCGCGCAGCCCTACCAGCCCGTCTCCGAGGTGCCTGCCTTCCAGGCCATGCAGGAGATCCACGAGCAGTCCCTGCTCGGCACGGTGGGTCCGCTGCTGACGTCCGCGCCGTGGACGAAGGATTGGAGCCAGGGCACCGTCCGCGGCCTGTCGGCGGAGCTGCGGATCTCCGCTCCGTTCGTCCCCGGACTCGAGCCGGGACATCACACCTGTGCGCCGTTGGGACCGGAGCATGTCCTGGGCGCCTACCAATTGCGCGTCCCCTTCGTGCTCTCCCTCCCCCAGCTGGAGTGA
- a CDS encoding aldo/keto reductase has protein sequence MEKRVLGSTGVAVPVIGQGTWQMEEDDPESAIRALKAGMDLGLTHLDTAELYGQGRVEEHIVSKAIAGRRDEVFLVSKVMPSNATEKGTLTACERSLKRLRTDRLDCYLLHWPGSHPLEGTVRAFERLVKDGKVLSWGVSNFDVDELEEVLAIAGPGRIACNQVLYHLEERAIEHAVIPWCEKQGVAVVAYSPFGSGNFPEPESPGGQVLEAIAGAHGVTPRQVALRFLVRRPSLFAIPKASREAHVRDNAAAAALSLTAEELRRIDEAFPLGPEPASLPVS, from the coding sequence ATGGAGAAGCGCGTGTTGGGAAGCACCGGGGTGGCGGTCCCCGTCATCGGGCAGGGGACCTGGCAGATGGAGGAGGATGACCCGGAGAGCGCCATCCGGGCCCTCAAGGCCGGGATGGATCTCGGCCTGACCCACCTCGACACCGCCGAGCTCTACGGGCAGGGCCGCGTGGAGGAGCACATCGTGTCCAAGGCCATCGCGGGCCGGCGCGACGAGGTGTTCCTCGTGTCCAAGGTCATGCCCTCCAACGCCACCGAGAAGGGCACCCTCACCGCGTGTGAGCGGAGCCTCAAGCGGCTGCGCACCGACCGGCTCGACTGCTACCTGCTGCACTGGCCCGGCTCCCACCCGCTGGAGGGCACCGTGCGCGCCTTCGAGCGCCTGGTGAAGGACGGCAAGGTGCTCTCCTGGGGCGTGAGCAACTTCGACGTGGACGAGCTCGAGGAGGTGCTGGCGATCGCCGGCCCGGGCCGCATCGCGTGCAACCAGGTGCTCTACCACCTGGAGGAGCGCGCCATCGAGCACGCGGTCATCCCCTGGTGTGAGAAACAGGGCGTGGCCGTCGTGGCCTACAGCCCGTTCGGCAGCGGGAACTTCCCCGAGCCGGAGAGCCCGGGAGGCCAGGTGCTCGAGGCCATCGCCGGCGCCCACGGTGTCACGCCCCGCCAGGTGGCGCTGCGCTTCCTCGTGCGCCGGCCCTCGCTCTTCGCCATCCCCAAGGCCAGCCGCGAGGCGCATGTGCGTGACAACGCCGCGGCCGCCGCCCTGTCCCTCACCGCGGAGGAGCTGCGCCGCATCGACGAGGCATTCCCCCTCGGGCCCGAGCCCGCCTCTCTGCCCGTCAGCTGA
- a CDS encoding glycoside hydrolase family 71/99-like protein: MHPPPSEPAGETTQAVVSQGIKDKVIAGYQGWFSAYGDGSPVERWYHWSGGTYRSNQGMPAPGYQSFDLYPDISEYPPGSLFQTGYAPLGNGAPAKLFSSYSADVVNKHFQWMQQYGIDGAAVQRFMTTDGVFMAHRNSVATKVKTAAEATGRLFYIMYDISGMDDATFVQMIKDDWTKTIVGQLQLTASPRYAVQDGKPVVAIWGVGFTDRSNSAARSAELIDWFRAQGTYVIGGVPTNWRTSSGDSKPGFTEVYKKFHMISPWTVGRYKHDVEIDSYKDTHVIPDRDYCATHGMAYQPVLFPGFAWYNWNGGPKNEIPRRGGAFLWKQAFNIRSAGIPAAYIAMFDEYDEGTAIAKAAEDSSMTPTNQYFLTLSSDGIYISSDFYLRLAGKATRMIEGLDALTPTVPIPYTNGPVWFRTGGEETDAALTWSNTIDPTGGGSVGVTGPGGTGSVGFGVVSGERAHGGSRALRISGRDTAATGSFAYFKAYDVHIPVQASTQLSFWTYPQNSLSQHVTVDLIMTDGTSLRDSGATDVNGLGMHPGASRGTVNAWTQTKSRIGQWLAGKTIDRILITYDYGPLTGDFVGYVDDIEISN, from the coding sequence ATGCATCCGCCCCCCTCGGAACCAGCGGGCGAGACGACACAAGCGGTCGTCTCGCAGGGGATCAAGGACAAGGTCATCGCCGGTTACCAGGGGTGGTTCTCGGCCTATGGTGACGGGTCGCCGGTCGAGCGGTGGTACCACTGGTCGGGGGGAACCTACCGGTCCAACCAGGGAATGCCCGCTCCGGGTTATCAGAGCTTCGATTTGTACCCGGACATCTCGGAGTACCCGCCCGGGTCGCTCTTCCAGACCGGCTATGCGCCGCTTGGGAACGGAGCGCCAGCGAAGCTGTTCTCCTCGTACTCGGCGGACGTCGTGAACAAGCATTTCCAGTGGATGCAGCAGTACGGCATCGACGGGGCCGCGGTGCAGCGGTTCATGACGACGGATGGCGTGTTCATGGCGCATCGCAACAGTGTCGCCACCAAGGTGAAGACCGCCGCCGAGGCGACCGGACGCCTCTTCTATATCATGTATGACATTTCCGGCATGGACGATGCCACCTTCGTCCAGATGATCAAGGACGACTGGACGAAGACGATCGTCGGCCAGCTCCAACTCACCGCCTCCCCCCGCTACGCGGTGCAGGATGGAAAACCGGTGGTGGCCATCTGGGGGGTGGGCTTCACGGACCGGTCGAACTCCGCGGCACGCTCCGCGGAGCTCATCGACTGGTTCCGCGCCCAGGGCACCTATGTCATTGGAGGAGTGCCGACGAACTGGCGCACCAGCAGCGGAGACTCGAAGCCGGGCTTCACCGAGGTGTACAAGAAGTTCCACATGATTTCTCCGTGGACCGTCGGGCGCTACAAGCACGACGTGGAGATCGACAGCTACAAGGACACCCACGTCATTCCCGACCGCGACTACTGCGCCACCCACGGCATGGCCTACCAGCCGGTCCTGTTCCCCGGCTTCGCCTGGTACAACTGGAACGGCGGGCCGAAGAACGAGATCCCCCGGCGCGGGGGTGCGTTCCTGTGGAAGCAGGCCTTCAACATCCGCAGCGCGGGCATCCCCGCGGCCTACATCGCCATGTTCGACGAGTACGACGAGGGAACGGCCATCGCGAAGGCGGCCGAGGACTCGTCGATGACGCCCACCAACCAGTACTTCCTCACGCTGAGCTCCGACGGCATCTACATCTCCTCCGACTTCTACCTGCGCCTGGCGGGCAAGGCGACGCGGATGATCGAAGGGCTCGATGCGCTCACGCCGACCGTGCCCATCCCCTACACGAACGGACCCGTCTGGTTCCGCACGGGCGGGGAGGAAACGGATGCCGCGCTCACGTGGAGCAACACCATCGACCCGACGGGAGGGGGAAGCGTGGGGGTGACAGGCCCTGGAGGCACCGGTAGCGTCGGGTTCGGCGTCGTCTCGGGCGAACGCGCCCACGGCGGAAGCAGGGCCCTGCGCATCTCCGGGCGCGATACCGCGGCCACGGGCTCCTTCGCGTACTTCAAGGCCTACGACGTCCACATCCCGGTGCAGGCCTCGACCCAGCTCTCCTTCTGGACCTACCCACAGAACAGCCTGTCCCAGCACGTGACCGTGGATCTCATCATGACGGACGGCACGTCCCTCCGGGACTCGGGCGCGACGGACGTCAACGGCCTCGGCATGCACCCGGGAGCCAGCCGCGGCACCGTCAACGCGTGGACGCAGACGAAGTCCCGGATCGGTCAGTGGCTCGCCGGCAAGACGATCGACAGGATCTTGATCACCTACGACTACGGCCCCCTGACGGGTGACTTCGTCGGGTACGTCGACGACATCGAGATCAGCAACTAG
- a CDS encoding Uma2 family endonuclease gives MNAESKRKATYADLEAVPPHLVAELVDGELYASPRPPSPHALAHSALFGELYSPFHLGRGGPGGWLLLLKPELHLGDDVLVPNLAAWRRERMPEMPDVVGFTLAPDWVCEVLSPSTKSLDREKKMKVYARAGVRHLWLVDPLRRSLEVYGLHGEHWEPLGTNTGPARVHAEPFTPLLLELSVLWAR, from the coding sequence ATGAATGCCGAATCCAAGCGCAAGGCGACCTACGCGGACCTGGAAGCGGTCCCTCCGCACCTCGTGGCGGAGCTGGTCGACGGCGAGCTGTACGCCAGTCCCCGGCCCCCCTCCCCTCACGCACTCGCGCATAGCGCGCTGTTCGGAGAACTCTACAGCCCCTTCCACCTGGGAAGGGGAGGCCCGGGCGGATGGCTGCTCCTCTTGAAGCCCGAGCTGCACCTGGGCGACGATGTGCTGGTGCCGAACCTCGCCGCCTGGCGCCGTGAGCGCATGCCGGAGATGCCCGACGTGGTGGGCTTCACCCTCGCGCCCGACTGGGTCTGCGAGGTGCTCTCTCCTTCCACGAAGTCACTGGACCGGGAAAAGAAGATGAAGGTCTACGCCCGCGCGGGTGTGCGCCACCTGTGGCTGGTGGACCCGCTGCGGCGGTCCTTGGAGGTCTACGGGCTACACGGCGAGCACTGGGAGCCGCTGGGCACGAACACCGGTCCCGCTCGCGTGCACGCCGAGCCCTTCACGCCCCTTCTCCTGGAGCTGAGTGTTCTCTGGGCGAGGTGA